One Myotis daubentonii chromosome 12, mMyoDau2.1, whole genome shotgun sequence genomic region harbors:
- the CEP68 gene encoding centrosomal protein of 68 kDa isoform X2 has product MALGEEKAEVEASLDTEAPSCGRWSCREQEVETPGPVSGEQPPRLEAEGGPASPVWGTEGLPAPLCCPSGACQSQASNTSREPVAGASQPALSCLLPPACVGTGDLHSVGSQVATKMEETRLSVSEELPQATTVPRATALCSGHDADTEDDPSPLESPWVLALSQQPHISGFPFSSKWRSMVSPGAAAPPFPSCSVSASSPGSSSQGHQEKAEPQSCSLAKVSSLELIGPQSAPSMVGPGPQLQWSPQPVSSGGDGPGLRRRHLSFQAEYWACVLPDSLPPSPDRRSPLWNPNKEYEDLLDYTYPLRPRPRLPRHLESRVLADPVLQDSGVDLDSFSVSPASTLKSPTNVSHSCPPADARALPFSGPREPSFKRWHSGVPQEQGSVGLASCSQLTSTPRATGSKDTPWERRDPALRGMKDWRTAGKHLEVGPPQLRTWDRGWPSSGPEREKGAGQGVQRPACMESGWKPEEDLESDDEYLALPTRLTQVSSLVSYLGSVPTLVTLPTRAAEGQSSLDVSNSDGPTSLPSDSSQSQLPSGAVPRGPGGLEEQNHCLLRSFLHARDSAGDGSLVSSQALGVSCGPLRTRSSLPVILDRQTFLDPDRKGQPPRRGREQGKESLMHCVKTFCCQLDELIHWLYNIADVTDHLTPPKSSLTSLKSSLQLYRQFKKDIDEHQSLAENVLQEGEILLQCLLDNTPVLKDVLRRISKQPSELESHADHLYDTILASVDMLAGCTLIPDDTPVAHSSADVSGMSLASSQAEI; this is encoded by the exons ATGGCCCTGGGAGAAGAAAAGGCAGAGGTGGAGGCATCCCTGGACACAGAGGCCCCGTCCTGTGGGCGGTGGAGCTGCAGAGAGCAGGAGGTGGAAACCCCAGGGCCTGTGAGTGGGGAGCAGCCACCACGCCTGGAAGCTGAGGgagggcctgcctcccctgtgtGGGGGACAGAGGGCCTACCTGCCCCTCTCTGCTGCCCCTCTGGAGCCTGCCAGTCACAGGCCAGCAACACCAGCAGGGAGCCAGTGGCTGGTGCATCTCAGCCTGCTCTCAGTTGCCTGCTTCCTCCTGCCTGTGTGGGGACAGGAGATCTGCATTCTGTGGGAAGCCAGGTAGCTACTAAG ATGGAGGAAACCAGGCTTTCTGTCTCAGAGGAGCTACCTCAGGCTACAACCGTTCCCAGAGCCACAGCCCTTTGCTCAGGACATGATGCTGATACCGAAGATGACCCATCCCCGCTGGAGTCGCCGTGGGTGCTGGCCCTCAGCCAACAGCCTCACATCTCAGGTTTCCCTTTCTCGTCAAAGTGGAGGTCCATGGTGAGCCCAGGTGCCGCTGCTCCTCCGTTTCCCAGCTGCAGTGTCTCTGCCTCATCCCCTGGCAGCAGTTCCCAAGGACACCAAGAGAAGGCGGAGCCTCAGAGTTGCTCCCTTGCCAAGGTCTCTTCCCTGGAGCTGATTGGCCCCCAGTCGGCCCCCTCCATGGTGGGACCAGGGCCTCAGCTCCAGTGGTCTCCACAGCCTGTGTCCTCTGGGGGTGATGGTCCTGGGCTGCGCAGGAGGCATCTATCCTTCCAAGCCGAGTACTGGGCCTGCGTGCTGCCAGATTCCCTGCCGCCTTCCCCTGACCGCCGCTCCCCCCTGTGGAACCCAAATAAAGAGTATGAAGACCTGCTGGACTATACTTACCCACTTAGGCCCAGGCCTCGGCTCCCAAGGCATCTGGAAAGCCGCGTGCTGGCTGATCCTGTCCTGCAGGACTCAGGTGTAGACCTGGATAGCTTTTCTGTCTCCCCAGCAAGCACTCTAAAGTCACCCACTAATGTCTCCCACAGTTGCCCACCAGCGGATGCCCGTGCCCTGCCATTCTCTGGGCCCAGAGAACCAAGCTTTAAACGGTGGCACTCTGGAGTACCCCAGGAGCAGGGTAGCGTGGGGCTGGCATCTTGTAGCCAGCTCACATCTACTCCCAGAGCTACAGGCAGCAAGGATACTCCTTGGGAAAGGAGAGACCCAGCCCTGAGGGGTATGAAGGACTGGCGGACCGCGGGCAAGCACCTCGAGGTGGGCCCTCCCCAACTGAGGACATGGGACAGAGGATGGCCCTCATCCGGGccagaaagagagaagggggcTGGCCAAGGTGTCCAGCGCCCTGCCTGCATGGAGTCTGGATGGAAACCAGAAGAGGACTTAGAAAGTGATGACGAGTATCTTGCCCTGCCCACTCGGCTGACACAGGTTTCTAGCTTGGTTTCATATCTAGGTTCTGTTCCCACTTTGGTGACCCTGCCCACCAGAGCTGCTGAAGGACAGAGCTCCCTGGATGTGTCGAACAGTGATGGGCCCACTTCCTTACCATCGGATTCCAGCCAAAGCCAGCTTCCCTCTGGGGCTGTCCCCAGAGGGCCTGGGGGACTTGAGGAGCAGAACCACTGTTTGCTCCGCTCCTTTCTCCATGCAAGGGACTCTGCAGGGGACGGCAGTCTGGTGAGCAGCCAGGCACTGGGGGTCTCCTGTGGACCTCTGAGAACACGCTCCTCCTTACCAGTTATTTTGGACCGGCAGACATTCTTGGACCCAGATCGCAAAGGGCAGCCtcccaggagaggaagagagcagggAAAAGAATCACTCATGCACTGTGTGAAG ACATTTTGCTGTCAGCTAGACGAGCTGATCCACTGGCTGTATAACATAGCAGATGTTACTGACCACTTGACTCCACCCAAGTCCAGCCTTACGAGTCTCAAGTCTTCTCTGCAGCTTTACCGG CAATTTAAGAAAGACATAGATGAACACCAGTCCCTGGCGGAGAATGTCTTACAGGAAGGGGAGATTCTTCTTCAGTGCCTGTTGGATAACACCCCAG TGTTAAAGGATGTCCTCAGGAGGATCTCAAAGCAGCCCAGCGAGCTGGAGAGCCACGCAGATCACCTGTATGACACAATCTTAGCCTCTGTGGACATGCTGGCTGGTTGCACCCTCATCCCTGATGACACACCAGTGGCACACAGTAGTGCTGATGTGTCTGGGATGAGCCTG gCATCTTCTCAGGCAGAGATATAA
- the CEP68 gene encoding centrosomal protein of 68 kDa isoform X3, whose protein sequence is MALGEEKAEVEASLDTEAPSCGRWSCREQEVETPGPVSGEQPPRLEAEGGPASPVWGTEGLPAPLCCPSGACQSQASNTSREPVAGASQPALSCLLPPACVGTGDLHSVGSQVATKMEETRLSVSEELPQATTVPRATALCSGHDADTEDDPSPLESPWVLALSQQPHISGFPFSSKWRSMVSPGAAAPPFPSCSVSASSPGSSSQGHQEKAEPQSCSLAKVSSLELIGPQSAPSMVGPGPQLQWSPQPVSSGGDGPGLRRRHLSFQAEYWACVLPDSLPPSPDRRSPLWNPNKEYEDLLDYTYPLRPRPRLPRHLESRVLADPVLQDSGVDLDSFSVSPASTLKSPTNVSHSCPPADARALPFSGPREPSFKRWHSGVPQEQGSVGLASCSQLTSTPRATGSKDTPWERRDPALRGMKDWRTAGKHLEVGPPQLRTWDRGWPSSGPEREKGAGQGVQRPACMESGWKPEEDLESDDEYLALPTRLTQVSSLVSYLGSVPTLVTLPTRAAEGQSSLDVSNSDGPTSLPSDSSQSQLPSGAVPRGPGGLEEQNHCLLRSFLHARDSAGDGSLVSSQALGVSCGPLRTRSSLPVILDRQTFLDPDRKGQPPRRGREQGKESLMHCVKQFKKDIDEHQSLAENVLQEGEILLQCLLDNTPVLKDVLRRISKQPSELESHADHLYDTILASVDMLAGCTLIPDDTPVAHSSADVSGMSLASSQAEI, encoded by the exons ATGGCCCTGGGAGAAGAAAAGGCAGAGGTGGAGGCATCCCTGGACACAGAGGCCCCGTCCTGTGGGCGGTGGAGCTGCAGAGAGCAGGAGGTGGAAACCCCAGGGCCTGTGAGTGGGGAGCAGCCACCACGCCTGGAAGCTGAGGgagggcctgcctcccctgtgtGGGGGACAGAGGGCCTACCTGCCCCTCTCTGCTGCCCCTCTGGAGCCTGCCAGTCACAGGCCAGCAACACCAGCAGGGAGCCAGTGGCTGGTGCATCTCAGCCTGCTCTCAGTTGCCTGCTTCCTCCTGCCTGTGTGGGGACAGGAGATCTGCATTCTGTGGGAAGCCAGGTAGCTACTAAG ATGGAGGAAACCAGGCTTTCTGTCTCAGAGGAGCTACCTCAGGCTACAACCGTTCCCAGAGCCACAGCCCTTTGCTCAGGACATGATGCTGATACCGAAGATGACCCATCCCCGCTGGAGTCGCCGTGGGTGCTGGCCCTCAGCCAACAGCCTCACATCTCAGGTTTCCCTTTCTCGTCAAAGTGGAGGTCCATGGTGAGCCCAGGTGCCGCTGCTCCTCCGTTTCCCAGCTGCAGTGTCTCTGCCTCATCCCCTGGCAGCAGTTCCCAAGGACACCAAGAGAAGGCGGAGCCTCAGAGTTGCTCCCTTGCCAAGGTCTCTTCCCTGGAGCTGATTGGCCCCCAGTCGGCCCCCTCCATGGTGGGACCAGGGCCTCAGCTCCAGTGGTCTCCACAGCCTGTGTCCTCTGGGGGTGATGGTCCTGGGCTGCGCAGGAGGCATCTATCCTTCCAAGCCGAGTACTGGGCCTGCGTGCTGCCAGATTCCCTGCCGCCTTCCCCTGACCGCCGCTCCCCCCTGTGGAACCCAAATAAAGAGTATGAAGACCTGCTGGACTATACTTACCCACTTAGGCCCAGGCCTCGGCTCCCAAGGCATCTGGAAAGCCGCGTGCTGGCTGATCCTGTCCTGCAGGACTCAGGTGTAGACCTGGATAGCTTTTCTGTCTCCCCAGCAAGCACTCTAAAGTCACCCACTAATGTCTCCCACAGTTGCCCACCAGCGGATGCCCGTGCCCTGCCATTCTCTGGGCCCAGAGAACCAAGCTTTAAACGGTGGCACTCTGGAGTACCCCAGGAGCAGGGTAGCGTGGGGCTGGCATCTTGTAGCCAGCTCACATCTACTCCCAGAGCTACAGGCAGCAAGGATACTCCTTGGGAAAGGAGAGACCCAGCCCTGAGGGGTATGAAGGACTGGCGGACCGCGGGCAAGCACCTCGAGGTGGGCCCTCCCCAACTGAGGACATGGGACAGAGGATGGCCCTCATCCGGGccagaaagagagaagggggcTGGCCAAGGTGTCCAGCGCCCTGCCTGCATGGAGTCTGGATGGAAACCAGAAGAGGACTTAGAAAGTGATGACGAGTATCTTGCCCTGCCCACTCGGCTGACACAGGTTTCTAGCTTGGTTTCATATCTAGGTTCTGTTCCCACTTTGGTGACCCTGCCCACCAGAGCTGCTGAAGGACAGAGCTCCCTGGATGTGTCGAACAGTGATGGGCCCACTTCCTTACCATCGGATTCCAGCCAAAGCCAGCTTCCCTCTGGGGCTGTCCCCAGAGGGCCTGGGGGACTTGAGGAGCAGAACCACTGTTTGCTCCGCTCCTTTCTCCATGCAAGGGACTCTGCAGGGGACGGCAGTCTGGTGAGCAGCCAGGCACTGGGGGTCTCCTGTGGACCTCTGAGAACACGCTCCTCCTTACCAGTTATTTTGGACCGGCAGACATTCTTGGACCCAGATCGCAAAGGGCAGCCtcccaggagaggaagagagcagggAAAAGAATCACTCATGCACTGTGTGAAG CAATTTAAGAAAGACATAGATGAACACCAGTCCCTGGCGGAGAATGTCTTACAGGAAGGGGAGATTCTTCTTCAGTGCCTGTTGGATAACACCCCAG TGTTAAAGGATGTCCTCAGGAGGATCTCAAAGCAGCCCAGCGAGCTGGAGAGCCACGCAGATCACCTGTATGACACAATCTTAGCCTCTGTGGACATGCTGGCTGGTTGCACCCTCATCCCTGATGACACACCAGTGGCACACAGTAGTGCTGATGTGTCTGGGATGAGCCTG gCATCTTCTCAGGCAGAGATATAA
- the CEP68 gene encoding centrosomal protein of 68 kDa isoform X1 gives MALGEEKAEVEASLDTEAPSCGRWSCREQEVETPGPVSGEQPPRLEAEGGPASPVWGTEGLPAPLCCPSGACQSQASNTSREPVAGASQPALSCLLPPACVGTGDLHSVGSQVATKMEETRLSVSEELPQATTVPRATALCSGHDADTEDDPSPLESPWVLALSQQPHISGFPFSSKWRSMVSPGAAAPPFPSCSVSASSPGSSSQGHQEKAEPQSCSLAKVSSLELIGPQSAPSMVGPGPQLQWSPQPVSSGGDGPGLRRRHLSFQAEYWACVLPDSLPPSPDRRSPLWNPNKEYEDLLDYTYPLRPRPRLPRHLESRVLADPVLQDSGVDLDSFSVSPASTLKSPTNVSHSCPPADARALPFSGPREPSFKRWHSGVPQEQGSVGLASCSQLTSTPRATGSKDTPWERRDPALRGMKDWRTAGKHLEVGPPQLRTWDRGWPSSGPEREKGAGQGVQRPACMESGWKPEEDLESDDEYLALPTRLTQVSSLVSYLGSVPTLVTLPTRAAEGQSSLDVSNSDGPTSLPSDSSQSQLPSGAVPRGPGGLEEQNHCLLRSFLHARDSAGDGSLVSSQALGVSCGPLRTRSSLPVILDRQTFLDPDRKGQPPRRGREQGKESLMHCVKTFCCQLDELIHWLYNIADVTDHLTPPKSSLTSLKSSLQLYRQFKKDIDEHQSLAENVLQEGEILLQCLLDNTPVLKDVLRRISKQPSELESHADHLYDTILASVDMLAGCTLIPDDTPVAHSSADVSGMSLVSRITQENTPPQTPVLD, from the exons ATGGCCCTGGGAGAAGAAAAGGCAGAGGTGGAGGCATCCCTGGACACAGAGGCCCCGTCCTGTGGGCGGTGGAGCTGCAGAGAGCAGGAGGTGGAAACCCCAGGGCCTGTGAGTGGGGAGCAGCCACCACGCCTGGAAGCTGAGGgagggcctgcctcccctgtgtGGGGGACAGAGGGCCTACCTGCCCCTCTCTGCTGCCCCTCTGGAGCCTGCCAGTCACAGGCCAGCAACACCAGCAGGGAGCCAGTGGCTGGTGCATCTCAGCCTGCTCTCAGTTGCCTGCTTCCTCCTGCCTGTGTGGGGACAGGAGATCTGCATTCTGTGGGAAGCCAGGTAGCTACTAAG ATGGAGGAAACCAGGCTTTCTGTCTCAGAGGAGCTACCTCAGGCTACAACCGTTCCCAGAGCCACAGCCCTTTGCTCAGGACATGATGCTGATACCGAAGATGACCCATCCCCGCTGGAGTCGCCGTGGGTGCTGGCCCTCAGCCAACAGCCTCACATCTCAGGTTTCCCTTTCTCGTCAAAGTGGAGGTCCATGGTGAGCCCAGGTGCCGCTGCTCCTCCGTTTCCCAGCTGCAGTGTCTCTGCCTCATCCCCTGGCAGCAGTTCCCAAGGACACCAAGAGAAGGCGGAGCCTCAGAGTTGCTCCCTTGCCAAGGTCTCTTCCCTGGAGCTGATTGGCCCCCAGTCGGCCCCCTCCATGGTGGGACCAGGGCCTCAGCTCCAGTGGTCTCCACAGCCTGTGTCCTCTGGGGGTGATGGTCCTGGGCTGCGCAGGAGGCATCTATCCTTCCAAGCCGAGTACTGGGCCTGCGTGCTGCCAGATTCCCTGCCGCCTTCCCCTGACCGCCGCTCCCCCCTGTGGAACCCAAATAAAGAGTATGAAGACCTGCTGGACTATACTTACCCACTTAGGCCCAGGCCTCGGCTCCCAAGGCATCTGGAAAGCCGCGTGCTGGCTGATCCTGTCCTGCAGGACTCAGGTGTAGACCTGGATAGCTTTTCTGTCTCCCCAGCAAGCACTCTAAAGTCACCCACTAATGTCTCCCACAGTTGCCCACCAGCGGATGCCCGTGCCCTGCCATTCTCTGGGCCCAGAGAACCAAGCTTTAAACGGTGGCACTCTGGAGTACCCCAGGAGCAGGGTAGCGTGGGGCTGGCATCTTGTAGCCAGCTCACATCTACTCCCAGAGCTACAGGCAGCAAGGATACTCCTTGGGAAAGGAGAGACCCAGCCCTGAGGGGTATGAAGGACTGGCGGACCGCGGGCAAGCACCTCGAGGTGGGCCCTCCCCAACTGAGGACATGGGACAGAGGATGGCCCTCATCCGGGccagaaagagagaagggggcTGGCCAAGGTGTCCAGCGCCCTGCCTGCATGGAGTCTGGATGGAAACCAGAAGAGGACTTAGAAAGTGATGACGAGTATCTTGCCCTGCCCACTCGGCTGACACAGGTTTCTAGCTTGGTTTCATATCTAGGTTCTGTTCCCACTTTGGTGACCCTGCCCACCAGAGCTGCTGAAGGACAGAGCTCCCTGGATGTGTCGAACAGTGATGGGCCCACTTCCTTACCATCGGATTCCAGCCAAAGCCAGCTTCCCTCTGGGGCTGTCCCCAGAGGGCCTGGGGGACTTGAGGAGCAGAACCACTGTTTGCTCCGCTCCTTTCTCCATGCAAGGGACTCTGCAGGGGACGGCAGTCTGGTGAGCAGCCAGGCACTGGGGGTCTCCTGTGGACCTCTGAGAACACGCTCCTCCTTACCAGTTATTTTGGACCGGCAGACATTCTTGGACCCAGATCGCAAAGGGCAGCCtcccaggagaggaagagagcagggAAAAGAATCACTCATGCACTGTGTGAAG ACATTTTGCTGTCAGCTAGACGAGCTGATCCACTGGCTGTATAACATAGCAGATGTTACTGACCACTTGACTCCACCCAAGTCCAGCCTTACGAGTCTCAAGTCTTCTCTGCAGCTTTACCGG CAATTTAAGAAAGACATAGATGAACACCAGTCCCTGGCGGAGAATGTCTTACAGGAAGGGGAGATTCTTCTTCAGTGCCTGTTGGATAACACCCCAG TGTTAAAGGATGTCCTCAGGAGGATCTCAAAGCAGCCCAGCGAGCTGGAGAGCCACGCAGATCACCTGTATGACACAATCTTAGCCTCTGTGGACATGCTGGCTGGTTGCACCCTCATCCCTGATGACACACCAGTGGCACACAGTAGTGCTGATGTGTCTGGGATGAGCCTGGTAAGTAGAATAACCCAAGAGAACACCCCTCCTCAGACCCCAGTGCTGGATTAG